The genomic stretch CGTGAGGCCGAAGGTCTGCTGGCCCGTGCTCGCGCCGAGGCCGAGCGCTTGGCCGCCGCCGCCGCCGCCGAGGCGGAAGCTGCCGCCAAGCGCCGCGAACGGATGGCAATGGACCGCATCGCGGCCGCCGAGGCCTCGGCCGTTGCCGAGGTGCGCAACGCCGCCGCCGACATCGCCGGCGCCGCCGCACGGACGGTGATCTCGGAGACGCTCGACGCGACCGCCGATGGCGCCCTGGTGGACCAGTCGGTTGCAGACCTGCCCAAGGCGCTGCGCGCCGCCTGAACCGCCGCGCATCGGTTGCGAAACAAGGCGCTGCCCGCAGGGGCGGCGCCTTTTTCATGCGCCCTCGCGGGCCTTTCGCTTTTCGCCGCCCTCGCTAGCATCCGCGCAGACGCAGGAGGACCATGACATGAAGACCAGGATGACCCTTGCCGCCGCGCTGCTCGCCTGCAGCACGCTCGCGGCGCAGGCCAATACCTTCCGCTGGGCCAATGACGGCGACGTCAACTCGATGGACCCCTATGCGCGGAACGAGACCTTCCTGCTGTCGTTCAACGCCAACATCTACGAACCGCTGGTGCGGCGGAACCGCCAGCTGCAGGTGGAACCCGCACTTGCCGTGCGGTGGGAACAGCCCTCGCCGACCGTCTGGCGCTTTCACCTGCGCGAGGGCGTGCGCTTTTCCGACGGCACGCCCTTCACCGCGGATGACGTGATCTTCTCCTATGAACGCGCCCGCGCGCAGGGGTCGAACATCTCCTCCGTCTTTGCCTCGGTGAAGGAAGCGCGCGCCGTATCGCCGACCATCGTCGAGTTCGAGACGACCCAGCCGAACCCGATCCTGATCGAGGAAATCACCACCTGGGGCATCATGTCGCGCGCCTGGGCGGAGCGGAACAACGCGACGCGCAGCGCCGACCTGACCACGCGCCAGGAGAACTTCGCGACCCGCAACGCGATGGGCACCGGGCCCTTCGTGCTGGCAAGCCGCGAACCCGACCGGCGCACCGTGCTCACGCCCAACCCGACCTGGTGGGACCGGCCGGAGCACAACCTCACGCGCGTCGAATTCAACGTCATCGCCAATGACGCGACGCGCGTTGCGGCCCTCATCAGCAACGAAGTCGACATGGTGTACACCGTGCCCCCGCAGGACACGGACCGCTTGTCGCGCACCGCCGGCATCCGCGTGCACCAGCAGGCGGAACTGCGCACGATCTACCTCGGCATGGATCAGTCGCGCGACGAATTGCTGAAGTCCGACGTACGCGGCCGCAACCCCTTCCGCGACGTGCGCGTGCGCCGCGCCTTCCAGCTCGCGATCGACAACGAGGCGATCGTGCGCACGGTCATGCGAGGCCAGGCGCGCGCCACCGGCCTCATGGTCGGCCCGGGCGTGAACGGGCACACCGATGCGCTCGATGCCGCGGCGCGCGTGCGGCCCAATGTCGAACAGGCACGCCGCCTGCTGGCCGAGGCCGGCTACCCCAACGGCTTCTCGGTCGGCATGGACTGCCCGAACGATCGCTATGTGAACGACGAGGCGATCTGCACCGCCGTGGTCGCCATGCTGGCGCGCGCGGGCATTCGCGTGCAGCTCAACGCCCAGACCCGCGCGCGCTACTTCGCCGAGATCCTGGCACCGCGCTACACCACGTCGTTCTTCATGCTCGGCTGGACGCCCGCGACCTACGACGCGCACAACGCGCTGTACAACCTGATGGGCACGCGCGACGGGACGCGCGGCGTGTTCAATTCCGGCGGCTATTCCAACCCGCGCTTCGACACGCTGACCAACCAGATCGCGGTCGAGACCGACCGCACGCGCCGCCAGGCCCTGATGGACGAGGCGATGCGCCTGCATGCCGAGGAGGTCGGGCACATCCCGCTGCACCAGCAGGTGGTGATCTGGGCGGCCAGGCAGAACGTGACGCTGCAGCAGCTGGCGGATAACTGGTTCCCGCTCAGGCTCGTGCGGGTCGGGCAGTAAGGGACGAGGGAGGCGCCGCCCCCCTCACCCCCCGCCAAGGGGCAACCGCCCCTTGGATCCGGGGAAC from Roseomonas fluvialis encodes the following:
- a CDS encoding F0F1 ATP synthase subunit B yields the protein MSDPKFWVAVSFFLFFVLLGKKIWGVLTSALDNKAEGIRRQLSEAAELRSQAEQMLAAAEAERTAAAREAEGLLARARAEAERLAAAAAAEAEAAAKRRERMAMDRIAAAEASAVAEVRNAAADIAGAAARTVISETLDATADGALVDQSVADLPKALRAA
- a CDS encoding ABC transporter substrate-binding protein; this translates as MKTRMTLAAALLACSTLAAQANTFRWANDGDVNSMDPYARNETFLLSFNANIYEPLVRRNRQLQVEPALAVRWEQPSPTVWRFHLREGVRFSDGTPFTADDVIFSYERARAQGSNISSVFASVKEARAVSPTIVEFETTQPNPILIEEITTWGIMSRAWAERNNATRSADLTTRQENFATRNAMGTGPFVLASREPDRRTVLTPNPTWWDRPEHNLTRVEFNVIANDATRVAALISNEVDMVYTVPPQDTDRLSRTAGIRVHQQAELRTIYLGMDQSRDELLKSDVRGRNPFRDVRVRRAFQLAIDNEAIVRTVMRGQARATGLMVGPGVNGHTDALDAAARVRPNVEQARRLLAEAGYPNGFSVGMDCPNDRYVNDEAICTAVVAMLARAGIRVQLNAQTRARYFAEILAPRYTTSFFMLGWTPATYDAHNALYNLMGTRDGTRGVFNSGGYSNPRFDTLTNQIAVETDRTRRQALMDEAMRLHAEEVGHIPLHQQVVIWAARQNVTLQQLADNWFPLRLVRVGQ